The Pseudodesulfovibrio senegalensis genome contains the following window.
CATTCGCGGCGTCATCCTCGGTGCTTTGGTGCTCATCCTGCTGCCGGAATACCTGCGGGCCTTTTCCGAATTCAGGATGCTCATTTTCGGAGCCACCATGGTTCTGGTCATGGTCTTCAGGCCGCAGGGTCTGATTCGGGCCAAACGCAAGGTCTATACCTATATGGGCAAGCAAACAGCGGGGGCGGAACATGGCTAGTCCCGTTCTCAATGTACAGGATATCTGCATGGACTTCGGGGGCATCCGTGCCCTCGACGAGGTCAATCTGGACGTGAACGCGGGCGAGATCGCTGCGCTCATCGGCCCCAACGGCGCGGGCAAGACCACCTTCTTCAACTGCATTACCGGCATTTACAAGCCCACGAGCGGCGACGTGCTGGTGGGGCGCGAAGGTGAAAAGCCCCGGCGCATCAACGGCATCAAACCGAATCTGGTGACCGAGATCGGCATGGCCCGTACGTTCCAGAACATTCGGCTTTTCCCGTCCATGACAACGCTGGAAAACGTGATGATCGGCACGCACTGCCGCACCAAATCCGGTATCTGGGGCGCTGTTTCCCACAACCGCAGAACACGGCGGGAAGAAACGGAAATCATCGAAAAGAGTTACCATCTGCTCGAGCTGGTGCACCTGAACGAATACGCCAACGAACTGGCCTGCAACCTGCCGTACGGCAAGCAGCGCAGGCTGGAGATTGCCCGGGCCATGGCCACGGACCCGTTTCTGCTGCTGCTGGACGAGCCCGCCGCGGGCATGAACCCGCAGGAGACCTCGGAGCTCAAGGATCTTGTTCTGGGCATTCGCGAGGAATACTCCATCTCCATCCTGCTTATCGAGCATGACATGAAGATGGTCATGAGCATGTCCGACCGCATCTTCGTGCTGGACTACGGCAGGCTCATCGCCCACGGCACGCCCAGGGAAGTCAGCGATGATCCCGCAGTGATCAAGGCGTATCTCGGAGAAGGGGACGACGATGTCTAGAATGCTCGAGTTGAAGAATATCGATACCTACTACGGCAACATCCAGGCCCTGTACGACGTCAATCTGTACATTGACCATGGCGAGATCATTACCCTGATAGGCGGCAACGGCGCAGGCAAGTCCACCACGCTCATGACCATCTGCGGGGTGCTCGATCCGCGCCGGGGCAGCGTGACCTACGAGGATATGGACATTACCGGCATGAGTGCGGAAAAGGTGGTCGCCCGGGGGATCTGCCAGGTACCGGAAGGTCGGCTCATCTTTCCGGAATTGACCATCTCCGAAAACCTGGACATGGGGGCCTTTCTGCGTTCGGACAAGGATGGCATCAAGCATGACCGGGAATATGCCTACGAGCTGTTCCCCATTCTGTATGAACGCCGCAGGCAGATGGGCGGCAACCTCTCGGGCGGCGAGCAGCAGATGCTGGCCATAGCCCGTGCGCTCATGGCCCGGCCCCGGCTTTTGCTGCTGGATGAACCATCCATGGGGCTGGCACCTTTAATTGTGCGTCAGATATTTGATATCATTACTAAAATTAATAAAGAATCGGGAACCACCATTTTTCTTGTTGAACAAAACGCCAACCTTGCGCTAAAGATCGGCCACCGAGGTTACGTAATGGAGAACGGAAAGATAGTGCTTACCGACACCTGCGACACATTGCTCGCCAACGAGGATGTGAAGCGCGCGTATCTCGGGCTCTAACGAACGAAGAACGGCCGGACGCAAGTCCGGCCTTAATCGTATGATAGGTTAAACAACCCGGAGGAACCAATGGAGAAGATTCTCGACAAGGCCCTTACATTTGATGACGTCCTCCTTCTTCCCGCCTATTCGGAAGTGCTGCCCGACTCCGTGGATACGTCCACGTACCTGACGCCTGAAATCAAGCTCAATATCCCGCTCATTTCCGCTGCCATGGATACCGTGACCGAAGCGCGCATGGCCATTGCCATGGCCCGACACGGCGGCGCGGGCGTGATCCACAAGAACATGTCCGTGCGCGAACAGGTCCGCGAAGTGGACAGGGTCAAGAAATCCGAATCCGGCATGATCCACAACCCCATTACCGTGCATCCCGACGATACGCTGGGCAAGGTCATGGACATCATGCAGGAATACCGCATTTCCGGCCTGCCCGTCGTGCGGGGCGAACATCTCGTGGGCATCATCACCAACCGCGACATCCGTTTCGTCTCCGAACGGGAGACCCCGGTCTCCGAGCTCATGACCTCGCGCGATCTGGTGACCGTGACCGAAGGAATTTCCACTGAAGATGCCAAGCGCAAATTGCACCAGAACCGTATTGAAAAGCTGCTGGTGGTGGACGATGATGACAACCTCAAGGGGCTGATCACCATCAAGGACATCAACAAGGTCAAGAAATACCCCAACGCGGTCAAGGACGGCTTCGGCCGCCTGATCTGCGGCGCGGCCATCGGCGTGGGCAAGGACTGCGAGGCACGGGCCGAGGCTCTGCTGCGGGCCGGTGCCGACTTTTTGGCACTCGATTCCGCACACGGCCATTCCCGCAACATTCTCGAGGCTGTAGCCATGATCCGCAGCTCGTTCCCGAAGGCCCAGATCGTGGGCGGCAACGTGGCCACCTACGGAGGCGCCAAGGCGCTTATCGAGGCGGGCGTGGATACGGTCAAGGTGGGTATCGGTCCCGGATCCATCTGCACCACCCGCGTGGTTGCCGGTGTGGGCGTGCCCCAGATCACCGCTGTCATGGAAGCTGCCCGCGCATGCCGTGAGGCCGACAAGTGCCTCATTGCCGACGGCGGCATCAAATATTCCGGCGACGTGGTCAAAGCGCTGGTTGTGGGAGCCAACTCCTGCATGATGGGTTCCCTCTTCGCAGGCACCGAGGAAAGCCCGGGCGAGACCATCCTGTACCAGGGCCGCACCTACAAGACCTACCGCGGCATGGGATCCATCGACGCCATGAAAAAAGGCAGCTCGGACCGTTACTTCCAGGAAAAATCCAAGAAGCTCGTGCCCGAAGGCATCGTGGGCCGGGTGCCGTATCGCGGACCGGTGGGCGAGTCCATCTACCAGCTCATTGGCGGACTTCGTTCCGGCATGGGCTATACCGGATGCCAGGAAATCGGAGAACTGTACGAAAAGGCCCAGATGGTGCAGATTTCACCTGCAGGCCTGCGCGAGTCCCATGTTCACGACGTGACCATCACCAAGGAATCCCCCAACTACAGGGTTGAGGGATCCTAGCCCAAAGGGTACGCTCTTTGCGGTAATCGGAGAAATATATCTATGCTGAATCAAGACAAGGTAGTCATTCTGGATTTCGGGTCCCAGTTTACCCAGCTCATTGCGCGGCGCATCCGCGAGGCGGGCGTGTACTCGGAAATCCACCCCTGCAATGTGGACCCGGCCAAGGTCAAGGCCCTCAATCCTCAGGCCCTGATCCTTTCGGGCGGCCCTTCCAGCGTGCTGGAGGGTGGTTGCCCGGATCTGGCTCCGGAATACCTCGAATGGAACCTGCCCACGCTGGGCATATGCTATGGCATGCAGTTGCTGGCCCACAAGCTGGGCGGCAAGGTGGTTTCGTCCAAGGACCGTGAATACGGCCGCGCCGAGTTCGAGGCCCTGAATGATAGCCCCCTGTTCGACGGCATTGAGAACAGCGACAAGCTGACCGTCTGGATGTCTCATGGCGACCGTGTGCAGTCCATTCCCGACGATTTCGAGATCATGGGCAAGACCGAGTCCATCGAATTCGCGGCCATGGGCAACCGGGAGCGCAAGATTTATGCGCTGCAGTTCCATCCGGAAGTGGCGCATACCGATCAGGGCGCACAGATCATCAACAACTTCCTGTTCAAGGTGGCCGACCTCAAGCCGTCGTGGTCCATGTCCTCGTTCGTGGAAACCTGCATCGAAGACCTCAAGCGGCAGGTGGGCGACGACAAGGTTGTGCTCGGCCTTTCCGGCGGCATCGACTCCACCGTGGCTGCCGTGCTGCTGCACAAGGCCATCGGCCGCAACCTGCACTGCATTTTCGTGGACAACGGTTTGCTGCGCATGGGCGAACGCGAGGAAGTCATCGGCTTTCTGGCCGAGCATTTCGACCTCAACGTCAAGGTCGTGGACGCAGCCGACGAATTCCTCGGCAAGCTCAAGGGCGTTACCGACCCGGAAAAGAAACGCAAGATCATCGGCTACACCTTCATCGACGTGTTCGATCGGGAGGCCAAGAATATCGATGGCGTCAAGTTCCTGGGACAGGGAACCCTGTACCCGGACGTGATCGAGTCCGAATCCTTCAAGGGGCCTTCGGCCGTGATCAAGAGCCACCACAACGTGGGCGGCCTGCCCGAGACCATGAATCTCGAACTGGTGGAACCACTGCGCGAACTTTTCAAGGACGAGGTTCGACGCGCGGCCTACGAATTGGGACTGCCCGAACACATCATCTGGCGCCATCCCTTCCCGGGTCCGGGTCTTTCCATCCGTATTCTCGGCGAGATCACCGAAGAGCGGCTGCAGATCCTGCGCCTTGCCGACCGCATCGTTCAGAACGAACTTATTGCCTCGGACTGGTATCGTAAGGTATGGCAGGGATTCGCGGTTCTTCTTCCCCTGAAGACCGTGGGCGTCATGGGCGACGGACGCACCTACGAAAACGTCATTGCATTGCGTATCGTGGACAGCATCGACGCCATGACAGCGGACTGGACCCGCCTGCCTTCCGAGGTGTTGGCGCGCATGTCCAATCGCATTATCAACGAGGTACAGGGTGTCAACCGTGTGGTTCTGGACATTTCGTCCAAACCGCCGAGCACCATCGAATGGGAATAAGCCGCACTCACTGCTTGCACAAGGAATTGATATGTTTGGAATTGGCGGACCTGAACTGCTGATCATCGTTGTTGTTGCCCTCATTGTCATCGGCCCGGCCAAGCTGCCGCAAATGATGCGCAGTCTCGGCAAGGGCATGGCGGAATTCAAGCGCATGAGCAATGACGTCAAGAGCACGCTCGATCAGGAAGTGCAGCAGGCCGAGGCTGATCTGCGCAAGAAAGAGGCCGAGAAGTCTCTTTCCGAGAAAAAATCGAAAGAGACCGCAGAGCCGCAGGAGGAACCCGCGAAGGATTCCGTTTCCGAGGCCGCGGAAAAGGCAGACACCGCAGTCAAGGCAGAAGCCGGTTCTGAAGAGCAGGGCAAGGAGAGCGCATGAGCGCGGATAATGAATTGACCCCCGGTTCCCCCGATCAGAAAGACAAGGATCAGGAAAACAGGAAACAGGACGAAACAACGCCTGTTTCCCCGGAATCGGAACAGGGCAATCCCGCAGAAGAGAATAACGGGGCCGGAGTCGAATCCGGCCCCGATTCCGTGTCTTCCGAAAACCCGGAAGGCACGGCATCCGGTGCCGATGCCGCTGATCACGCGGACGATGGTGATGATCCGCAGACGGAAGCCGCGGAGCCGGAATCCGGTGACGGTGGCGGAACCGATGGGCCGGACGAACCCGGCGACGGGGATGACGAACCGGACGAGGACGATTCCGAAGCCCAGGGCAGTGCCAGCATGGGACTGCTGGACCATCTGGGCGAGCTGCGCCAGCGTCTGGTGCGCAGCGTGCTGGCCACGGCCGTGGGCATGATCGCCTGCTACGGTTTTGCCGAAAAGCTGTTTGACATTCTGATGAAGCCCATGAAGGAAGTGCTGGACAAACATGCCGCCAGCCAGCTCCTTTTGCCCGAGGACTTCTTTGTCAACCTCCAGCAGTCGCTGGAGCAGGTGCTAAGAACCACGGATTTCAAGTATTTCGATCAGTTGCCCGTGTTCATGGGGGCGCTCAAGAAATCGCTCGGCCCCTTGGCCATGAGCGGCCATTTTCAGTACACCTATCCGGCGGAAGCGTTTTTCGCCCATATCAAGATTTCCATTGTGGCGGGCATTTTCCTTATGAGTCCCGTCATTTTCACACAGATATGGGGATTCATCGCCCCGGGCCTGTATGCGCACGAGCGCCGCTGGGTCATTCCCATGGCCATCGTGTCCGCCGTGTTTTTTGTTGCAGGTGGCGTTTTCGGATATTTCGTGGTTTTTCCGTTCGGCTTTGATTTCTTTGCCAGCTTCGCTTCCTCGGAAATCGCGTTTACCCCCAAGCTGAATGAATACCTGAGTTTTTGCCTCAAACTGTTGTTCGCCTTCGGTGTGGTCTTTGAATTGCCGCTGTTCATATTTTTCCTTGCGCGGCTTGGCGTGGTCACCTCCAAGGGATTGCGGAAGAAACGCAAGTATGCAATTTTGCTTGCATTTGTCACCTCGGCAGTGCTCACTCCCCCCGATCCCTTTACCCAGTGTCTCATGGCAGGGCCGCTGATCATTCTGTATGAGCTTGGCGTATGGGTGGCCTATTTCTTTGGCAAGAAGAAGCCCGCGCCCGAACCGGAGCCTGAAGACGATTCCGAATCCGGGCCCGCCGGGAACGACGACGCCGAGGAAGATGAGACCGTCGAAGACGATGGCAAGCCGGGCCAGACCGGAGATCAGGGGACGGAGACCAAGGACGAATAATAAGGCTCCGGGCCCGGCGAGTGGACTGCTCGGCGGGCCCGTGGCTTCGTAGCATATTTTCTTTTCTGGATTTTTCTTATATTGTCCACAAAAAGGAGGATACGGTGAGCAGCCGTGAAGCGTCCGTGAAGCGGACCACCAATGAAACCGATATCGACCTGCGGCTCGTTCTGGACGGGCAGGGCAGGGCTTCTGTGGGCACCGGGGTCGGGTTTGCCGACCACATGCTTGACCTCATGTGTTTCTGGGGCGGTTTCGACCTGGAACTGACCTGCAAGGGTGACCTTGAAATCGACAGCCATCATACCCTGGAGGACATTGCGCTCTGTCTTGGACAGGTGTTGTCCGAGGCCTTGGGAGACAAGCAGGGCATTGCCCGCGTAGGCTGGGCCAAGGTCCCCATGGACGAGGCGCTGGCCGAAGTCGTCGTCGATCTTTCCGGCCGACCGTATCTTGTTTACGAAGACGCCCTGTTGCCCGACGTGATTGCGGGAGACGAAAAGGACGTCTGGCGTGAATTTTTCAAATCGCTGGCGTACAGGGCAGGAATGAACCTGCATATCAAGTTTGAATACGGCCGCAACGGCCATCATCTTTTGGAGGCCGCGTTCAAGGCGCTCGGCAGGGCTCTCGGAGCAGCCGTGCGGCAGGAACGCCAAGGGGTTTCCAGTACAAAAGGGAGTCTTGACTGATGAAGCGACTCACAGCACGCGCCTGTATTCTGGTATTCGGCTTTAGCCTGTTGGTCATGGCCGGTTGCGGCAAGTCCCGGCCTGAAGTCACTGCCCCGCGCCCGCAGGGCAAGCTTGTGGTGGCCATGTTTACCAGCCCCACATCGTCCATGGATCTGCTGGCCGGATATCTGCCCGAGGAAGGCAAGCCGGTCGACCCCGAGGTGCTGGCCAAGCTGGACTCGGTTGTCCAGGGGGCGTTGAACGAACACGGAGTCATGAATTTCACGCCGGCGGCCGTTACACGGCAGTGTCAGAATGTGGTCGAGTTCAAGGATGCGGGTATTCCGCGCATGTCCGCATTCAACTATTGGGTCAACGTGGGCAAGTGCATGACCGCGGATTACATCCTCGTGCCGCAGGTTCTGTCCTGGCGTGAGCGCGAAGGCGGCGAAGGGGGCGTGAGAAGGCCTGCCTCCGTGACCATCGATCTTTACCTCATCAATGTGAAGGAGCGCACCATGTTGCGCGGCCACTACTCGGAGACCCAGCAAGCCCTGTCCGAAAACCTGCTGAATGCAGGTAAGTTCTTTGACCGGGGTGCCAAATGGGTCAGCGCGCTTGAGCTGGCCAAGGAAGGCATTGACGAAAAACTTATGGAAATCGGATTATGATTCTTTTCCCGGCTGTAGACATCAAGGACGGCCAGTGCGTGCGCCTTGCCCAAGGCAAGGAAGACCAGGTCACGGTTTTTTCTTCCGATCCCGTGGCTCAGGCGCGGCATTGGGCCGGACTCGGCTGCAAGTATCTGCATGTGGTGGACCTTGACGGTGCCTTTTCCGGCAAGCCCAAGAACTACCAGTTGATCAAGGATATCTGCGCGGCCATCGACATCCCGGTGCAATTGGGCGGCGGCATCCGCGACGTGGAAACCGCCAAGGCCTATGTGGAGGCCGGAGTGACCCGGCTGATCATCGGCACCATGGCTCTTGAAAGTCCGGAGTTGTTTGCCGAGCTTTGCGCGGCCCTGCCCGGACAGATAGGCGTTTCACTGGATGCCGTGGACGGTGCTCTCAAGAGCAAGGGTTGGGTCGAGGATGCGGGTCTGCGCATTGAGGATGTCCTTCCCCGGTTGGAGGAAAATGGCGTTTCCTTTCTCGTGTATACGGACATTGCACGGGACGGCATGCAGACCGGCGTGAACATCGACGCTCTGGAACGCCTGTGCTCCATGACCACCATTCCCGTCATTGCAGCGGGTGGCGTGCACACCATCAATGACATCACGAATCTGTATCCTTTGTGCAGCAAGGGCCTTGAAGGGGCCATTTCCGGTCGTGCCATATATGTCGGAACACTTGACGTGCGCGAGGCCAACAAGTGGATCGAAAGCAAATCCTGATCGTTTTATCCGTTCATGAAACAAGGCCCTGCATCGTGATGGTGCAGGGCCTTTTTGTGTTCTTGTGGTGTGTGCGATTCAGCGGCCCCAATCGCCTTTCTCTTCTATGCGAATATATTTCTGGAAGGTGTAGTAGAAGCCTGCCAGGGCGTTGCATAGCCCGGCCAGTCCGTCCAGAAAGCCGAGCTTGAGCAGGTAGAGTTTGAAAAAGCGTATTTTTGCGTGGGCCAGCGCGCGCACAAAGCCGCCCTTGCGTCCCTTTTCCCGCAGGGCCTTGGCACCTTCTTCGGCATAGTAGTTGATTTTTTCCATGTGTTCGAAAAAGGAATTATACGGATAGTGCAGGATGTCGCCGGAAAGCCTGTGCGTTTTCCCGATGGGTTCAAAATGGTAGTGTGCTCCGCTGGCCGTGACGTTCATGCGCCCGTTGCGGAATACGCGCAGCAGGTAATCCGGGTACCAGCCGGAATGTTTCATGAACCGGTTGAAATAGAAGGAGCTGCGTGGAGTGTAGTACCCGGCCACGTCTTCGTCTTTGTTTATTGCGGCGCGGATGCTGCTCCGGAGTTCGTCCGTAAGCATTTCATCCTGGTCAAGGCTGACGATCCAGTCGGAATCGATTTGCGCAAGGGCAAATTCGAACTGCTTGACCGGGCCGGGCCACGGACGGACTACCACTTCGGCGCCGCATTCTTCGGCTATGGCTGTGGTCTTGTCCGTGCTTTGGGAGTCCACGACCAGCAGGCGGTCGCAGAAATCGAGCGACTTCAGGCATTCCCTGAGCCAGCGTTCCCCATTATATGTCAGGACCAGACCGGTCACTGTTTTGTTCATGGTTTTCTCCTCAAAGGATTTGCGCGAAACAGTACAGATTTCCGCGTGAGGGGTCCAATATTGATTTGTGTGTTTGCCGGGGCGTTTGTATTTGTGGTACGCATTAATAATGAAAACCATTGTTTGTGCGGTCATTCTTCTTGCATGCCTTGCGATGCCGGTTCAGGCAAAGGCCGGGGGGCACCTCGTATTTGGTGTTTCCGAACAGATGGCTTTCAGCGACAACGCGCGCCAGCTTTTGCAACGCGTATATTCATCCCTCGGGTATACCTTGGAATTTCGTCCCATTCCCATGTTGCGTTCCCTGAAAGAAGCCAACAATGGCCGACTGGACGGGGAAATATGTCGCATGCAGGCGATTGCGTCACAGTATGCCAATCTTGTTCGGGTCGGGGTGCCGCTATGTACGATTCAGGTGGTTGCGGTTGCCGCACAGCCGCTGGAACTGTCCGGTTGGGAAGACTTTGCCGACCTTCGGGTTGCGCGTCGTCGAGGCGCTGTCGGGTTGAATTCCATGCTGCCGTCCGAAGCCACGGTCATGGTCGCCCCCGACGTGCAAAAGGCTTTGGATTTCGTTGCCGGAGGGCGTGTGGACGTTGCCCTTCTCGCCCGGTCCAACATCTACCCGTGGATGCACGCGTCCCAGTATAAGCAGCTGCATGTCATCCCCCTGCAGTTTGGCAGGATTAGCTTGTATCATTATCTGCACAAGGACCATGCCGATCTTGTCCCACGGGTCGAGTCCGCGCTTCGTGATCTTTTGTCCCAATGAGTTTTTTTTGTTGCTGTGGTTTTCCCAAGGCATGTGTTGTGGTATGCCATGCATGATCGTTGATTTGTCCAAGGAGGTAACATGATTCATAAGAGTAGAGCCTGGAGCCCGTATGTGGCCGGGGCCTTGAGCGGTCTTTTGAGCATCGCTTCGGTGTTGGTGGCGGGCAAGTATCTCGGGGCTTCCACGACTTTTGTACGGGCCGTGGGCATGATCGAGAGAACCGTTTCCGCCCCGTTGGTCGACACTCCCTATTTTCTCAAATACACGCTGGGCGTTGACTGGCAGTTCCTGTTCGTCACCGGAATCATTCTTGGGGCGTTCATTTCGTCGCGGCAGGACGGCTCCTTTCGCGTGCAACTGGTGCCGGACATGTGGCAGCGCAATTTCGGTCCGGGCGGGGTCTACCGGTCCATAATCGCGTTCGTGGGCGGCATGGTGGCCGTGTACGGCGCGCGGTTTGCGGGCGGCTGCCCCAGCGGTCATGGCCTTTCCGGGCTGACGCAGCTTTCGGTGAGCGGCTTTGTGGCTGCCGCGTGCTTTTTTGCGGGCGGCATTGTTTCCGCCAACATCATGTACGGGAGGGGACGCCGATGAAACCGCTGATAGGGCTTGTTACCGGAATCGTTTTCGGCTTTCTGCTCCAGAAGGCACGGGTGCTGCGCTATGACAAGCAGGTGGGCGCATTGCGACTCAAGGACATGACCATTGTCAAGTTCATGCTCGCGCACATCATGGTGGCCATGGTGGGCATCTATCTGTTGCAGGACATGGGGCTGGTCAAACTGTCGCCAAAGGCCACGGTGCTGGGCGCAAATATTTTTGGCGGCCTGATTTTCGGTCTTGGCTGGGGGCTGGTGGGCTATTGCCCGGGCACAGCGGCCGGGGCATTGGGCGAGGGACGCGTGGATGCGGTTTTCGCCATGCTGGGCATGCTCGTGGGCGCGTCATTGTTTGCCCATACCTATCCGTGGCTCAAGGCCACCGTGTATACATGGGGTGTTTTCGGCAAGGTCACGCTTCCGGTTGTGCTGGGCGTCAACCATTGGCTGGTCATCGCCGTGTTGCTGGTTTTGTATGCCGGGCTTTTGCGTTTTCTGGAGCGCAGAAACTTGTAGCCGTTTGCATCATCGGCAAAAAAAAACGGTCCGCATGTCGAAAGGCGTGCGGACCGTTTTTATTGTGAGATGAGGGATATTGTTTGAGCGTTCGGGAATTTTTGATGCATATTTTTTATCAAAAGACAGTTTGAATGTTTTCTGATGACGAATTGTGAAATTCAAACCGGTTTTTCTGGACCTTGTTTCCTGAAAGCGTTACGTGCATTGCGTTTTCGCAACGCACAACAAGGTTGAGAGCATTGAAGAATACGAACGCGAACCCTGTGGCCCTGGCCCCGCTGGGGCTTTTTCTCGTCATTTTTATTGGCACCGGTCTGTATCTCACTTCCCGCGGGACCGACATGGCCTTTTACCAGCTTTCCGCCACGGTAGCCATTCTGCCTGCCATCATCTGGGCCGTGGTCATGGGGCGCGGCAGGGTCTCCGAAAAGATCAACATTTTTCTTTCCGGTGTCGGTGACATCAATATTGTCACCATGTGCATGATCTACCTGCTGGCCGGGGGCTTTGCCTCGGTGGCCAAGTCCATCGGCGGCGTGGAGGCCACGGTCAATCTCGGGCTGTCCGTCATACCGGCCACCATGGTCCTGCCCGGGCTGTTCGTCATCGGCGGCTTTATTGCCACGGCCATGGGTACATCCATGGGAACCGTAGCGGCAATCGCACCTATTGCCGTGGGCGTGGCGGAAAAAACAGACCTCGGCCTGCCGTTGCTCATGGGCGCCGTTGTGGGGGGCGCCATGTTCGGCGACAACCTGTCCATGATTTCCGACACCACCATTGCGGCCACGCGTACGCAGGGCTGTGAAATGGGTGACAAGTTCAAGATGAATTTCATGCTGGCGCTTCCGGCCGCGTTGGTTACTGTCGGCATTCTGGCGTTTCTGGGTTCCGGTGGAGAAATTCTGGTGCACGGCAGCTATGAAATAGCCAAGGTCGTGCCGTATGTGGCTATTCTTATCATGGCCGTTGCCGGGGTGAACGTCTTCACCGTGCTTGTTTCCGGAATCGTGCTTTGCGGCATGGTCGGGATGACGTTGACCCCGGGATTCACTCCGTTGTTTTTTGCCCAGAGCATCTACGCCGGCTTTACCGGCATGCAGGAGATTCTTGTCCTGTCCATGCTCATTGGCGGGCTGGGTGAACTCATACGCCTGCACGGCGGTGTGGACTGGATCATTCAGTTCATAGGAAAGCTGACCTCGGGTAAAAAGAGCACCCGCTCCGGTGAGTTTTCCATTTCCTTTCTGGCGGTATTGGCGGATTTGTGCACGGCCAACAACACCGTGGCCATCATCCTCACGGGCAACATGGCCAAGGAGATTGCCAAGC
Protein-coding sequences here:
- a CDS encoding YeeE/YedE thiosulfate transporter family protein, with protein sequence MIHKSRAWSPYVAGALSGLLSIASVLVAGKYLGASTTFVRAVGMIERTVSAPLVDTPYFLKYTLGVDWQFLFVTGIILGAFISSRQDGSFRVQLVPDMWQRNFGPGGVYRSIIAFVGGMVAVYGARFAGGCPSGHGLSGLTQLSVSGFVAAACFFAGGIVSANIMYGRGRR
- a CDS encoding Na+/H+ antiporter NhaC family protein; this translates as MKNTNANPVALAPLGLFLVIFIGTGLYLTSRGTDMAFYQLSATVAILPAIIWAVVMGRGRVSEKINIFLSGVGDINIVTMCMIYLLAGGFASVAKSIGGVEATVNLGLSVIPATMVLPGLFVIGGFIATAMGTSMGTVAAIAPIAVGVAEKTDLGLPLLMGAVVGGAMFGDNLSMISDTTIAATRTQGCEMGDKFKMNFMLALPAALVTVGILAFLGSGGEILVHGSYEIAKVVPYVAILIMAVAGVNVFTVLVSGIVLCGMVGMTLTPGFTPLFFAQSIYAGFTGMQEILVLSMLIGGLGELIRLHGGVDWIIQFIGKLTSGKKSTRSGEFSISFLAVLADLCTANNTVAIILTGNMAKEIAKRDNVDPRRSASLLDIFSCIVQGLIPYGAQVLLAGSIAKISPLSVAGSMYYCFALAVSAVLGILLGFPRAKS
- a CDS encoding DUF6691 family protein, with product MKPLIGLVTGIVFGFLLQKARVLRYDKQVGALRLKDMTIVKFMLAHIMVAMVGIYLLQDMGLVKLSPKATVLGANIFGGLIFGLGWGLVGYCPGTAAGALGEGRVDAVFAMLGMLVGASLFAHTYPWLKATVYTWGVFGKVTLPVVLGVNHWLVIAVLLVLYAGLLRFLERRNL
- a CDS encoding substrate-binding periplasmic protein gives rise to the protein MKTIVCAVILLACLAMPVQAKAGGHLVFGVSEQMAFSDNARQLLQRVYSSLGYTLEFRPIPMLRSLKEANNGRLDGEICRMQAIASQYANLVRVGVPLCTIQVVAVAAQPLELSGWEDFADLRVARRRGAVGLNSMLPSEATVMVAPDVQKALDFVAGGRVDVALLARSNIYPWMHASQYKQLHVIPLQFGRISLYHYLHKDHADLVPRVESALRDLLSQ